The segment TGTTCGGCGACGCGGAGAAGGCCATCGGCAAGTCGATCCGCATCGCCGGCCGCGAATTCACCATCAAGGGTGTGGTCGCGAAGAAGGGGAAGGTCCTCGGCCAGTCCTTCGACGGGTTTGCGCTCGTGCCCTACTCCACGTTCGAGTCCATCTACGGCCGCCGAAAGACGACCGTGGTCTCGGTCAAGATGCGCGACGCCGACGAGGTGGAGCCCGCCATGGCGCGCGCACAGGAAGCGATGCGGCTGGCGCACCGGCTGCGGCCCAACGAACCTGACGACTTCACGGTGGACAAGGCCGATGCGCTGGTCGCCTTCTGGAAGAGCCTGACACGGATCCTCTTCACGATCATCCCCGCCGTGGTGTGCATCGGCATCGTGGTCGGCGGCATCGTGATCATGAACATCATGCTCATGACGGTCAACGAGCGGACCAGGGAAATCGGCGTCCGCAAGTCCCTCGGCGCGACGCGCCGCGACATCCAGCGCCAGTTTCTCGTGGAGGCTGCCACGCTCTCCTTCTTTGGGGGCATTCTGGGCGTCGCCGCCGGGTGGTCGCTGGCGTTCATCGTCTCGTCCGTCACGCCGCTCCCGGCCCGGGTCACCCTCTGGTCGATTTCGGTGGCGCTGGCGCTCGGCGTCGGGACCGGCCTGCTGTTCGGCGTCTATCCCGCTTCGCGCGCCGCGAAGCTCGACCCGATCACCGCCCTCCGCGCGG is part of the Gemmatimonadales bacterium genome and harbors:
- a CDS encoding ABC transporter permease; protein product: MPLREAFRLALQSILGSKLRSFFTLLGIIVSVGFLVAVVAIIQGMNAYVKENIAGAVIGTNAFQVRRTPVSVGLMDDEQVRAIAKRPLVTTDDAEVVRRALPDAQAVAFQSGWPTPTSDLTYRNQRIGDVLVFGITPDYQIVRDYVFAAGEPMSDPDVDGRRMVAVVGFDVADKLFGDAEKAIGKSIRIAGREFTIKGVVAKKGKVLGQSFDGFALVPYSTFESIYGRRKTTVVSVKMRDADEVEPAMARAQEAMRLAHRLRPNEPDDFTVDKADALVAFWKSLTRILFTIIPAVVCIGIVVGGIVIMNIMLMTVNERTREIGVRKSLGATRRDIQRQFLVEAATLSFFGGILGVAAGWSLAFIVSSVTPLPARVTLWSISVALALGVGTGLLFGVYPASRAAKLDPITALRAE